A stretch of the Bartonella henselae str. Houston-1 genome encodes the following:
- a CDS encoding autotransporter outer membrane beta-barrel domain-containing protein — MINVLKNRTRLCALTTSVFFFLQGMDVSMGASAGVGDSLISNPFVVSAGEGFPSYRCEVGTFGQIDRGPIYCDDGEFHKMKRGSITVPVYGSAAVTAIGKIESLPASADLQDDDIDNTFHKIKETTVELDAVLLKSKGLSYSDELVTFENGIFTHKFSDSDELVGFGSAVYSVLDAKVDLKRSNIRGFIVGLNAESEGIIVMRGGEVRRSFLGAEASDASFVVLDKVAINVDGIGLYSDGSGINMVSGSLVFPEEGIGGISTNYGSITLKNVNIQIKKAGNVEVDSVQDSDNDGPKSVGFLLHEGFVSFDDVTFNDSDAAVLYILGGLDNVVRQSVEYASVLSVEDVSSVEVADVSLEDLLRPEYVVRNNNFITPYRKGQPADNNAFASAVSTMSAVLNEIYDDKGAFQATRAFKVSASIKSSNITLNGKESYGIYFKGRERDEEKLLSSSGANEAARVVLLEDTKLNVPDGLAIYGDEGSKSYIILGKKSRLSGNLSLKAEPNSIMSVFAHDSTILGGVVTDEHANTELFLSGNSSWHLIKSKDKGWKCSEADNYIDSCISAISLVDSSIKFVSSQSDQAHAGGYQTLRIGDESTLSYGVYNSLGGSAIYLNAHVISDDSGHTQMVSDKLLIYGFVSGETTVHVNDVVRRGGNSNTVRLEETQNKSHSVSMIQVYGLAREDSFQLSSPYVTMQGSPYQYTLRAYKMENSEKTFEGDLESDDTAEWWDFRLESKVQDGDTSTYLLYIPGSPINGVEEVAYTVVDGDDDLSKPSVLGRSEIAEDLIGDLSLVVVPSTLPERSASVASAELERSETEDEVSVILNPSSVETSIPPTVSGNSAGPVRGGQSAPVARSESDGGVTVVLSPSSVETSTPPAVSDNSAGPVGGEQSASVARSESDGGVTVVLSPSSVETSTPPAVSDNSAGPVGGEQSASVARSESDGGVTVVLSPSSVETSTPPAVSDNSAGPVGGEQSASVARSEESAATPYTVFTALQGTTESRPVGRILLSTPVKSTVVSTESRDPAPIISAAASPQPSVMQSIVTSKPSASVDSAGKESVSSQCNDRGRNGAETLQNSYLCNDGQTHTVTDLTLKASGALQHPMHAKSQNTIIKLEGATIMGAADSENNVDLTKLQLVSTVLAEDGAEVVLDKKSTVKNSSIGLEAQKGGKVKMTDGTVNARYVGVLAGSGSSVNLSNTKINVTGDLAIAGLASNAGEATMNTGVITLTSGVAVRSESGGNVKLDNVKITAKKGQQDQPDSAETFGRAAFLVSDRGSVEFTNGYVSTDANGLWMRDSNDSVENSTSDTGTSRRKRSSDVRPSLNRAHIELSDVKVEGDKSYGIYFDGTGRKEGSQQNRNRVLEEAVTELSGTGSTIEKVSVVKRSTVSQKEKTPIDITGAVSLKKTRFEVINGIAIYGNNSGGQISLEENTILSGDLLLSAENNSHISVSVDDSIIEGWARIDKSSYAKLDLINKSEWILKRSVKRNFATPDSGCIDSCVSSIRLVNSTIDFVPSESEDLYQTLHIGTGNAKVYEAHGDVAIFLNARLNPRDPSDQQVTDRLVIHGDVEGKTRLHIRGVSDIVGEGKDNNQIAHSVSIIQVYGQAEKDSFQLDGNYVALANSPYKYVLRSYGPQLTAKQEHIEQKFIKDGGAFWNFRLENQYVKPSVPTDGLVLDERADGFVLPERVVRSVVPQVPTYLLLPNNLFHVGLMDIGDQNKQLETLRMSAGGMLEVHENPALFLRGYGGHYRYASDLSALEYGYGGHLRYNAVKAGILLKTIESADNVVSFGVMGSYGKLSLQPKNVEHSEESTFDKWSITAYSTLQHDAGFYVDGLLSYGLFKGDVVTLARGKTATLKSKPLSVSLTGGQSFATGYEGFVVDPQVQVVYQNLQFDKARDIDNFDVEMGKLDQWVARVGGRLSKSPTGSEGISATSFYGKLYLVHGFRKKQSVHFKDAFQLGAFGSSLEAGLGFNTWLSPKFALHGDVVYQQKLTKAGFSGASFSGGLRYQF; from the coding sequence ATGATTAATGTATTGAAAAATCGTACCCGTTTGTGTGCTCTTACAACAAGCGTTTTTTTCTTTTTACAAGGTATGGATGTTTCTATGGGAGCTTCTGCCGGTGTAGGTGATTCTTTGATATCAAACCCTTTTGTAGTTTCTGCTGGTGAGGGATTCCCTTCCTATAGATGTGAGGTTGGGACTTTTGGGCAGATTGATAGAGGCCCTATTTATTGTGATGATGGTGAATTTCACAAAATGAAACGTGGTTCCATTACAGTGCCCGTATATGGTAGTGCTGCGGTAACTGCAATAGGAAAAATTGAATCATTACCAGCTTCTGCAGATCTTCAAGACGATGATATTGATAATACATTTCATAAAATTAAAGAGACAACTGTTGAATTGGATGCTGTATTGCTCAAAAGCAAAGGTTTGTCGTATAGCGATGAGTTAGTTACTTTTGAAAATGGTATATTTACTCATAAATTTAGTGACAGTGATGAATTGGTGGGTTTTGGGAGTGCTGTATATTCAGTGCTGGATGCCAAAGTTGATTTGAAACGATCGAATATTAGGGGGTTTATTGTTGGGCTTAATGCTGAATCGGAAGGGATTATTGTCATGAGAGGTGGGGAAGTCCGACGTTCTTTTTTAGGTGCTGAAGCTTCTGACGCATCGTTTGTTGTTTTGGATAAGGTGGCTATTAATGTGGATGGAATCGGTTTGTATAGTGATGGATCCGGAATAAATATGGTTTCTGGATCTCTTGTCTTTCCAGAAGAGGGAATAGGGGGCATATCGACGAATTATGGATCTATCACACTAAAAAATGTTAACATTCAGATTAAGAAAGCAGGTAATGTAGAAGTAGATTCTGTTCAAGATTCTGATAATGATGGGCCTAAAAGTGTTGGCTTTTTATTACATGAGGGATTTGTTTCTTTTGATGACGTAACTTTTAATGATTCCGATGCTGCTGTTTTGTATATTCTTGGTGGTCTCGATAATGTTGTTAGGCAGAGCGTTGAATATGCTTCTGTCTTGAGTGTTGAAGATGTCTCTTCAGTTGAAGTTGCAGATGTCTCTCTAGAAGATCTTTTAAGACCGGAGTATGTAGTTCGAAATAATAATTTTATCACCCCATATAGAAAGGGACAGCCTGCTGATAACAACGCTTTTGCTAGTGCTGTTTCCACTATGAGTGCTGTTTTAAATGAAATTTATGATGATAAGGGTGCCTTTCAAGCTACGCGTGCTTTCAAGGTTAGCGCTAGTATAAAATCTTCGAATATTACATTGAATGGTAAAGAATCTTATGGGATATATTTTAAAGGGAGAGAGAGAGACGAAGAAAAATTACTATCCTCGTCAGGGGCAAATGAAGCAGCACGTGTTGTTTTGTTGGAAGATACTAAACTCAATGTTCCAGATGGTCTGGCTATTTATGGTGATGAAGGTTCGAAAAGCTACATTATTTTAGGTAAAAAATCAAGGCTTTCCGGTAATTTATCGTTGAAAGCTGAGCCTAATTCTATAATGTCAGTTTTTGCTCATGATTCTACGATATTAGGTGGAGTTGTTACTGATGAACATGCTAATACTGAGCTTTTTTTATCAGGTAACTCAAGCTGGCATTTAATAAAAAGTAAAGATAAAGGTTGGAAATGTTCGGAGGCTGATAATTATATAGATTCATGTATTTCAGCTATATCGCTTGTAGATAGTTCTATTAAGTTCGTCTCTTCACAAAGTGATCAAGCTCATGCTGGAGGTTATCAAACGCTTCGTATTGGGGATGAAAGCACTTTGAGTTATGGAGTTTATAATAGTTTAGGAGGTTCTGCTATTTACTTAAACGCGCATGTGATTTCTGATGATTCAGGTCATACTCAAATGGTATCTGATAAGCTTTTGATTTATGGTTTTGTTTCTGGAGAAACTACAGTGCATGTGAATGATGTGGTTAGAAGAGGAGGAAATTCTAATACAGTCCGATTAGAGGAAACACAAAATAAGTCTCACAGTGTTTCAATGATTCAAGTTTATGGATTGGCAAGGGAGGATTCTTTTCAGTTGAGCAGTCCATATGTCACAATGCAAGGTTCACCTTATCAATATACCCTTCGTGCTTATAAAATGGAAAATTCGGAAAAAACCTTTGAGGGGGATTTGGAATCAGATGATACAGCAGAATGGTGGGATTTCCGTTTGGAAAGTAAAGTACAAGATGGAGATACATCTACATATCTTCTTTATATTCCTGGAAGTCCAATAAATGGAGTAGAAGAAGTAGCGTACACTGTGGTAGATGGTGATGATGATCTTTCGAAACCTTCTGTGTTGGGGAGATCTGAAATAGCTGAGGATTTGATAGGAGATCTTTCACTCGTTGTAGTTCCTTCTACTTTACCTGAGAGATCTGCGTCTGTAGCATCTGCCGAACTTGAAAGATCTGAAACAGAAGATGAGGTTTCTGTAATTTTAAATCCTTCCTCCGTTGAAACTTCTATTCCTCCTACTGTGTCTGGTAATTCTGCAGGACCTGTAAGAGGTGGTCAGTCTGCTCCAGTAGCGAGATCTGAATCAGACGGTGGAGTTACTGTAGTTCTTAGCCCTTCTTCTGTTGAAACTTCTACTCCTCCTGCTGTGTCTGATAATTCTGCAGGACCTGTAGGAGGTGAGCAGTCTGCTTCAGTAGCGAGATCTGAATCAGACGGTGGAGTTACTGTAGTTCTTAGCCCTTCTTCTGTTGAAACTTCTACTCCTCCTGCTGTGTCTGATAATTCTGCAGGACCTGTAGGAGGTGAGCAGTCTGCTTCAGTAGCGAGATCTGAATCAGACGGTGGAGTTACTGTAGTTCTTAGCCCTTCTTCTGTTGAAACTTCTACTCCTCCTGCTGTGTCTGATAATTCTGCAGGACCTGTAGGAGGTGAGCAGTCTGCTTCAGTAGCGAGATCTGAAGAATCTGCAGCTACGCCTTATACTGTTTTTACTGCGCTTCAGGGGACGACGGAGTCTAGACCAGTAGGACGTATTCTACTTTCTACACCTGTTAAATCTACTGTTGTTTCTACTGAATCTAGGGATCCTGCACCTATTATATCAGCTGCTGCCTCACCGCAACCTAGTGTCATGCAGTCTATTGTCACCTCGAAGCCTTCTGCTTCTGTTGACAGTGCTGGTAAAGAAAGTGTTTCTTCTCAGTGTAATGATAGGGGCAGAAATGGTGCGGAGACATTGCAAAATTCCTATTTGTGCAATGATGGTCAGACACATACAGTGACAGATCTTACACTGAAGGCAAGTGGTGCACTTCAGCATCCTATGCATGCTAAGAGTCAGAATACGATTATTAAGCTAGAGGGTGCCACAATTATGGGGGCAGCTGATAGTGAAAATAATGTTGATCTCACTAAATTGCAACTTGTAAGTACTGTGCTTGCAGAGGATGGTGCAGAGGTTGTTTTAGATAAAAAATCAACAGTTAAAAATTCTTCAATTGGGCTTGAGGCGCAAAAAGGTGGAAAGGTTAAAATGACTGATGGAACGGTTAATGCTCGTTATGTGGGTGTTTTGGCGGGTTCTGGATCATCTGTTAATTTAAGTAATACGAAAATTAACGTGACGGGGGATTTGGCTATAGCTGGTCTGGCTAGTAATGCTGGTGAGGCAACCATGAATACTGGGGTGATTACTTTGACAAGCGGAGTGGCAGTGAGGTCAGAATCGGGGGGTAATGTTAAGTTAGATAACGTTAAAATTACTGCAAAAAAAGGACAACAGGACCAACCAGATTCCGCCGAGACTTTTGGGCGTGCGGCTTTCTTGGTGAGTGATCGTGGCTCTGTTGAATTCACTAATGGTTATGTTAGTACTGATGCTAATGGTTTGTGGATGAGGGATAGTAATGATTCCGTTGAAAACAGTACTTCTGACACCGGTACTTCCAGGAGAAAAAGATCTTCTGATGTTCGTCCTTCTCTGAATCGTGCTCATATCGAGCTTTCTGATGTTAAAGTAGAAGGTGATAAATCCTATGGTATATACTTTGATGGGACGGGGCGAAAAGAAGGTAGTCAGCAGAATCGAAATCGGGTTCTAGAGGAGGCTGTTACAGAATTGTCTGGGACAGGAAGTACTATTGAGAAAGTTAGTGTTGTTAAACGAAGTACTGTATCTCAAAAGGAGAAAACACCTATAGACATAACAGGGGCAGTTTCATTGAAAAAAACTAGATTTGAAGTTATAAATGGTATAGCTATTTATGGTAATAATTCTGGTGGTCAGATCTCCTTAGAAGAAAATACAATTCTTTCTGGTGATTTGCTGTTGAGTGCTGAGAATAATTCTCATATATCGGTTTCGGTTGATGATTCTATTATTGAAGGGTGGGCTCGTATTGATAAAAGTTCTTATGCCAAATTAGACTTGATCAATAAATCAGAGTGGATTCTAAAAAGAAGTGTAAAGAGAAATTTTGCAACTCCAGACTCAGGGTGTATAGATTCGTGTGTTTCTTCTATAAGACTTGTAAATAGTACTATTGATTTTGTACCTTCGGAATCTGAAGATCTGTATCAGACTCTCCATATTGGAACTGGGAACGCCAAGGTTTATGAGGCGCATGGTGATGTTGCAATTTTTCTTAATGCGCGTTTAAACCCCAGAGATCCAAGTGATCAGCAAGTAACTGATAGGCTTGTGATTCATGGTGATGTTGAGGGAAAGACAAGACTACATATACGAGGTGTTTCGGATATTGTAGGAGAAGGTAAAGATAACAACCAGATTGCTCACAGCGTTTCAATTATTCAGGTTTATGGACAAGCGGAGAAAGATTCTTTCCAATTGGATGGTAATTATGTTGCATTAGCGAATTCACCTTACAAATATGTTCTTCGTTCTTACGGTCCACAGCTAACTGCAAAACAGGAGCATATTGAACAGAAATTTATAAAGGACGGCGGAGCGTTTTGGAATTTCCGTCTAGAAAATCAGTATGTTAAGCCTTCTGTTCCTACTGATGGACTTGTTCTCGATGAACGAGCGGATGGATTTGTTCTCCCTGAACGAGTTGTCAGGTCTGTTGTACCGCAAGTACCCACTTATCTTCTTTTGCCAAATAACTTATTCCATGTTGGTTTGATGGATATCGGTGATCAAAATAAGCAGTTGGAGACGTTGCGGATGAGTGCCGGTGGAATGTTAGAAGTTCATGAGAACCCTGCTTTGTTCTTGCGTGGTTATGGTGGTCATTACCGTTATGCCTCAGATCTGTCTGCACTTGAATATGGCTATGGGGGACATCTTCGTTATAACGCTGTTAAGGCTGGCATTTTGCTGAAAACGATCGAGAGTGCAGATAATGTGGTATCTTTTGGGGTGATGGGCTCTTATGGAAAACTTTCTCTACAACCTAAAAATGTTGAACACAGTGAGGAAAGTACCTTTGATAAATGGTCTATAACGGCATATAGCACTCTGCAGCATGATGCGGGCTTTTATGTAGATGGTCTTTTATCCTATGGTCTGTTCAAAGGAGATGTGGTTACTCTTGCCCGTGGTAAGACAGCAACATTAAAGAGCAAACCTCTCAGTGTTTCCTTGACAGGTGGTCAGTCATTTGCAACAGGATATGAAGGTTTTGTTGTTGATCCTCAAGTTCAGGTTGTTTATCAAAATCTCCAATTTGATAAGGCCCGTGATATCGATAATTTTGATGTTGAGATGGGAAAACTTGATCAGTGGGTAGCACGTGTTGGTGGACGTTTGAGCAAGTCTCCGACAGGATCTGAGGGAATAAGCGCTACTTCCTTCTATGGTAAGCTTTATCTTGTCCATGGATTTAGAAAAAAACAATCTGTGCATTTCAAAGATGCTTTCCAGTTAGGTGCTTTTGGTTCTTCCCTAGAAGCTGGATTAGGCTTTAATACTTGGTTGTCTCCAAAGTTTGCGCTTCACGGTGATGTTGTTTATCAGCAGAAGCTTACGAAGGCTGGTTTTTCAGGGGCGAGTTTTTCTGGAGGATTGCGTTATCAGTTCTAG
- a CDS encoding WD40 repeat domain-containing protein, producing MPSITNYDLQSYCLSCGFMDNKPVFVSVEGFIVFFNSPPQTIEIHRGIISSHFSYDNTALITGGEDGKVCQTTADGHTQVLSKQERKWISNVAFGPQKVCAFASSRIAWANTNQGFQELVHERSVEGLAFARKGLRLAVAHYNGVTLHWLSTQTSPTTLVWKGAHCGVTFSPDNRYVISTMQENALHGWRLTDHQHLRMSGYPSKVKSWSWSQKGKWLATSGASAAIVWPFHTKDGPMGKAPLELGTRSNVLVSSVACHPSEEIVAIGFNDGMILCAHFRDGKEALLKGYGKSAISALNWDQKGHNLAFGSENGECGIINITA from the coding sequence CGATCTCCAAAGTTATTGCCTTTCCTGCGGTTTTATGGACAACAAACCTGTTTTCGTTTCAGTTGAAGGTTTTATTGTTTTTTTTAACTCTCCTCCCCAAACCATTGAAATTCACCGAGGAATAATTTCTAGCCATTTTTCTTATGATAACACTGCTCTCATTACAGGTGGAGAAGATGGAAAAGTTTGCCAAACAACAGCAGATGGTCATACACAAGTGCTAAGCAAACAAGAACGCAAATGGATAAGCAATGTGGCTTTCGGACCACAAAAAGTTTGTGCCTTTGCCTCTTCACGCATAGCATGGGCAAACACCAACCAAGGATTCCAAGAGCTTGTTCATGAACGTAGTGTAGAAGGTCTTGCTTTCGCTCGCAAAGGTTTACGACTTGCCGTTGCTCATTACAATGGTGTTACCTTGCATTGGTTATCAACGCAAACATCTCCCACCACATTAGTATGGAAAGGAGCGCATTGTGGTGTCACTTTTTCACCAGACAACCGCTATGTCATTTCTACTATGCAAGAGAACGCTCTCCATGGTTGGCGTCTCACAGATCATCAGCATTTACGCATGAGTGGCTACCCAAGCAAAGTCAAAAGTTGGTCCTGGAGCCAAAAAGGAAAATGGTTAGCAACATCAGGTGCATCAGCAGCAATTGTGTGGCCATTTCATACAAAAGATGGCCCCATGGGGAAAGCACCATTGGAACTTGGCACACGATCAAATGTACTTGTCAGCAGCGTCGCATGCCACCCAAGCGAAGAAATTGTAGCAATAGGCTTCAATGATGGAATGATTTTGTGCGCACATTTTCGCGATGGAAAAGAAGCCCTTCTAAAAGGTTATGGAAAAAGCGCTATCTCAGCGCTAAATTGGGATCAAAAAGGACACAACCTAGCCTTTGGGAGTGAAAATGGTGAATGTGGTATTATAAACATCACAGCTTAA
- a CDS encoding metallophosphoesterase — MGYKIEYMAVIMAAVALSGCFNFDSERTKREERLHSAFMDWAMREKSLAKNYTAIIMADPQPWRLNSGDANGLSNRKPWLKINEQVASVIKAHKAAFHIVNGDLTEFGQQKNYDDYKSVYKNLGSPVYEGLGNHDYANNVGNCTEPETFNFYKDACAISAVSRMVSEIKKYRSQLSHFNADIAESSIPMPSGDMHVIEGSLSYSWDYGDIHYVQLHNYPSYRVRLKGQSMEVHINASLDWLREDLAAADARGKITIINFHDGRAASIDGESFFIRKKNAKDLSLFKSIITSHNVKAIFVGHTHYQSYCRAKNDKVFGNIPVYTAGALFNGDYYFIDVKGKSIHVKAYNGEIGKPLLIKDLGIIGKDTEFSVNCSHL, encoded by the coding sequence ATGGGATATAAGATTGAATATATGGCAGTTATTATGGCTGCTGTTGCTCTGTCTGGTTGCTTTAATTTTGATTCTGAAAGGACAAAAAGAGAAGAAAGGCTTCATAGTGCATTCATGGATTGGGCCATGAGAGAGAAGTCTCTTGCAAAAAATTATACTGCGATCATTATGGCTGATCCGCAACCATGGCGTTTGAACTCTGGTGATGCTAATGGACTGTCGAATAGGAAACCTTGGTTAAAGATAAATGAGCAAGTTGCCAGTGTTATAAAAGCGCATAAGGCTGCATTCCATATTGTTAATGGTGATTTGACAGAGTTTGGTCAACAAAAAAACTATGACGATTATAAAAGTGTTTATAAAAACCTTGGCTCTCCTGTTTATGAGGGGTTAGGTAATCATGATTATGCAAATAATGTTGGAAATTGTACAGAGCCTGAAACATTTAATTTTTATAAAGATGCGTGCGCTATAAGCGCGGTTTCAAGAATGGTCTCAGAAATCAAAAAATATCGTAGTCAATTATCTCATTTTAATGCGGATATTGCTGAAAGTTCAATTCCTATGCCAAGCGGAGATATGCACGTCATCGAAGGGAGTTTGAGTTATTCTTGGGATTATGGAGATATTCACTATGTGCAGCTTCACAATTATCCAAGCTATAGAGTTCGTTTGAAAGGACAGTCTATGGAGGTGCATATCAATGCATCTTTGGATTGGCTTAGAGAAGATTTAGCTGCTGCTGATGCGAGGGGTAAAATTACAATTATTAATTTTCATGATGGTCGTGCGGCTTCTATTGATGGTGAATCTTTCTTTATTCGTAAAAAGAATGCTAAAGATTTATCGCTGTTTAAGTCAATTATTACTTCTCATAATGTCAAAGCAATATTTGTGGGGCATACACATTATCAGTCCTATTGCCGTGCAAAAAATGATAAGGTCTTTGGAAATATTCCTGTTTATACAGCTGGTGCACTCTTTAATGGGGATTATTACTTTATAGATGTGAAGGGGAAGAGCATTCACGTTAAAGCCTATAATGGAGAGATAGGAAAACCTCTTTTGATTAAGGATCTTGGCATTATAGGAAAAGATACAGAATTCTCTGTAAATTGCAGTCATCTCTAA